A genome region from candidate division KSB1 bacterium includes the following:
- a CDS encoding YihY/virulence factor BrkB family protein, which translates to MKKQTQKLEQFKQAVVRFFKYDIWHKDVKQLPGIRKAIYQWSMILFLVVRGFFKEHIWIRASSLVFSTLLAIVPMLAVIFSLLKGFGFHRRLEPALQRLFAPLGQEKIETITPRVIEFLDNIDVGALGVIGLMVLLFSVFSVVSTIEGAFNSIWQIRKSRSFHRRLSDYFSFLLLGPFLLIIIPGFTAYIQQISIIHSIGETTGLDVFFRRFWTLLASWLLFYLFYVFIPNTRVKLKSALVGAIAAGTIWQIVNFAFTQFFVTAYQTGPSGALYSSFATIPLFLIWLYISWAIILLGGEICFTHQNHKLLGWQIAQKSYSSKDRLFLSIKILILLSRQFYQGKKPLTSTELSNTMQLAEPQIDSMLNTLIHTGLIYIVEDEELRYSPAKSLNTLTIRDVITALQENGDEFELDPDKFPVDAVLSTIRKEYDTAMDELFSDWTFEMLVQKDKAETIT; encoded by the coding sequence ATGAAAAAACAAACTCAAAAACTGGAACAATTCAAACAGGCGGTTGTTCGATTTTTCAAATATGATATCTGGCACAAAGATGTCAAACAACTGCCCGGAATCCGCAAGGCTATATACCAATGGTCTATGATCCTCTTTTTGGTGGTCCGCGGATTTTTTAAAGAACACATCTGGATCCGAGCTTCTTCTCTCGTTTTCAGTACCCTGTTGGCGATTGTCCCCATGCTCGCGGTGATTTTTTCCCTGCTCAAGGGATTCGGATTCCACAGACGGCTCGAGCCTGCGCTGCAGCGTCTGTTTGCACCGCTCGGCCAGGAAAAAATAGAAACCATTACCCCCCGGGTTATCGAATTTTTGGATAATATCGACGTGGGCGCTTTGGGTGTCATCGGACTCATGGTGTTGTTGTTTTCCGTTTTCTCTGTGGTCAGCACAATCGAAGGCGCATTCAATTCAATCTGGCAAATACGAAAATCACGGAGCTTTCACAGACGACTCAGCGACTATTTCAGCTTTCTTTTACTGGGTCCGTTCTTGTTGATTATCATTCCGGGATTTACAGCTTATATTCAGCAAATTTCTATCATACATTCAATCGGCGAGACGACAGGGCTTGATGTGTTTTTCAGACGGTTCTGGACATTGCTGGCCAGCTGGCTGCTGTTTTATCTTTTTTATGTTTTCATTCCCAATACACGCGTAAAACTAAAATCCGCATTGGTCGGCGCTATTGCGGCGGGTACAATCTGGCAAATCGTCAATTTCGCCTTTACACAGTTTTTTGTAACAGCATACCAGACCGGTCCGTCCGGCGCATTGTATTCCAGTTTTGCCACAATTCCTCTTTTTCTCATCTGGCTGTACATCAGTTGGGCCATTATACTGTTGGGCGGTGAGATTTGTTTCACCCATCAAAACCACAAGCTTTTGGGGTGGCAAATCGCTCAAAAAAGTTATAGCAGCAAAGACCGTTTGTTCCTTTCAATCAAAATTTTAATCTTGCTTTCCAGACAATTTTACCAGGGAAAAAAACCGCTCACGAGCACTGAATTGAGCAACACCATGCAGCTTGCAGAACCGCAAATTGATAGCATGCTCAACACATTGATTCATACCGGTCTGATCTACATTGTCGAGGACGAAGAATTGCGCTACAGTCCGGCGAAAAGCCTGAACACCCTGACCATCCGTGACGTCATCACCGCGTTGCAGGAGAACGGTGATGAATTTGAACTCGATCCGGATAAATTTCCGGTTGATGCAGTGCTCAGTACGATCCGAAAAGAATACGACACAGCGATGGATGAATTGTTTTCGGATTGGACCTTTGAAATGTTAGTGCAGAAAGACAAGGCGGAAACGATAACATAA
- a CDS encoding lamin tail domain-containing protein has translation MKSILFCLLFTAASHSQIVLSEIMFNPKGDERTLEYIELFNKSKTTSLSLKNHMLTDGQGVDQITTVTGELSLQPEQFALVLSPTYYEKSTAYDSIVPPETLWLTIHNSQFGAYGLNNSKGEPVSLLSPDSSVLSSYTYTVDNDDGISDEKIDLYGSDAADNWGNSQPGGTPGFLNSISPASHDLSLEYIDHFPAPCSDQDSVTILILLTNKGLHAIEYIDLIVEIRSDTTEPHGSPIYQSRLTNRIPISDSVRNTIKLSPFEPGRYDLKIKANTEKDDRLSNNSINLKLLCYPLFSPKDILINEIYFDPAPDSSEWVELYNNSGQTINLCNWTFSDSRTRIRVQRVYNFYPVNIFCLAPLHLTGTV, from the coding sequence ATGAAAAGCATTCTTTTTTGTTTGTTATTCACAGCCGCATCTCATTCACAGATTGTACTCTCGGAAATTATGTTCAATCCGAAAGGAGATGAACGCACTCTGGAATATATCGAATTGTTCAACAAATCGAAAACTACAAGCCTCTCGCTCAAAAACCACATGCTCACAGATGGACAGGGGGTCGATCAAATTACAACCGTAACCGGTGAACTCTCACTGCAACCAGAGCAATTTGCACTCGTTCTTTCTCCCACATATTATGAGAAAAGCACGGCCTACGACAGCATTGTACCACCCGAAACCTTGTGGCTAACCATCCATAACAGCCAATTCGGGGCCTATGGTCTGAATAATTCGAAAGGTGAACCTGTCTCGCTATTAAGTCCGGATTCGAGCGTCCTGTCATCGTATACCTATACAGTAGATAACGATGACGGCATATCTGATGAAAAAATTGATCTCTACGGATCAGATGCAGCGGATAACTGGGGTAATTCTCAACCCGGTGGAACGCCCGGATTTTTAAACTCCATATCCCCGGCATCCCATGATCTGTCCCTTGAATACATTGATCATTTTCCCGCTCCCTGCAGCGATCAAGACAGCGTCACCATTTTGATTTTATTAACAAACAAAGGGTTGCACGCTATTGAATACATTGATTTGATTGTTGAAATCAGATCAGATACCACTGAACCCCACGGTTCTCCCATTTACCAATCCCGTCTCACCAACAGGATACCCATTTCAGATTCAGTGCGGAACACGATAAAGCTGTCTCCATTTGAACCCGGCAGATATGACTTGAAAATCAAGGCAAACACTGAAAAAGATGATCGACTGAGCAATAACAGCATCAATCTGAAGCTATTATGTTACCCTTTATTTTCACCCAAAGATATTCTTATTAATGAAATTTATTTTGATCCTGCGCCTGATAGCAGTGAATGGGTGGAACTTTACAACAACAGCGGCCAAACTATCAATTTATGCAACTGGACATTTTCAGATTCTCGCACCCGCATAAGGGTTCAGAGAGTATACAATTTTTATCCGGTGAATATATTCTGCTTGGCTCCTCTCCATTTGACCGGGACCGTCTAA
- a CDS encoding lamin tail domain-containing protein — MQLDIFRFSHPHKGSESIQFLSGEYILLGSSPFDRDRLKWIECNLPALNNPGDNLTLQNPVGTVIDSLKYQSNWGGGDGISLERIEFSGASTDPDNWRGCTDSSGHTAGRYNSNSPKQYDLEIKSSFWQPEAPSHNTPVYLNAVILNVGRSTLSGITVEWSAQSCADQHPHRIGIYTIPSLAPKDSATAGIRWNHAMPGSYHLTAAVHHSSDSNLVNNILTDTISISAPALSAVVTEILYNPDDKMSESIELYNRSPHPLELSGWTLTDSDSLSPLSFAVNNYLLPSNHYCVICRDSSAAKANTDSWIVSLILPNLNNTNDLIKLSDANGRMMDSLIYHSEWGGEKGRSLERIHANLDSNDPHNWSTCLHPDGHTLGKVNSNYIPVTSRPVTLTAEPNPFSPNQDGIDDHTIIQYHLSRPAELINLKIYDIQGRLVRFLRNNDKSPIEHYAVWDGKDDSGQRCRMGIYIILLEALNTSGKTIDRKKSTVVLADKL, encoded by the coding sequence ATGCAACTGGACATTTTCAGATTCTCGCACCCGCATAAGGGTTCAGAGAGTATACAATTTTTATCCGGTGAATATATTCTGCTTGGCTCCTCTCCATTTGACCGGGACCGTCTAAAATGGATTGAATGCAATTTACCGGCGCTGAACAACCCTGGTGACAACCTGACACTACAAAATCCCGTCGGAACGGTTATTGACAGTCTAAAGTACCAGTCGAACTGGGGCGGCGGAGACGGGATATCGCTTGAACGCATCGAATTCTCGGGAGCATCAACTGACCCTGACAATTGGCGGGGATGTACAGATTCAAGCGGACACACTGCAGGGCGATATAACAGTAACAGTCCCAAACAATACGATCTTGAGATAAAATCATCTTTCTGGCAGCCGGAAGCTCCATCTCACAACACACCCGTTTATCTGAACGCTGTCATCCTGAATGTCGGACGATCAACTTTGAGCGGCATTACCGTCGAATGGTCGGCTCAATCATGTGCAGATCAACACCCGCACCGTATCGGCATCTATACCATTCCGTCACTGGCGCCCAAAGACAGCGCGACCGCAGGCATCAGATGGAACCATGCGATGCCAGGATCGTATCATCTCACTGCTGCAGTTCACCATTCAAGCGATTCGAATTTGGTCAACAACATTCTTACAGATACGATAAGCATAAGCGCCCCGGCTTTATCCGCGGTGGTGACTGAAATTTTATATAATCCCGACGATAAAATGAGTGAAAGTATAGAATTGTATAACAGGTCCCCCCACCCGCTTGAACTCTCCGGATGGACATTGACGGACAGTGATTCTTTATCGCCGTTATCTTTTGCTGTAAATAACTACTTGCTGCCATCAAACCATTATTGCGTGATTTGCCGTGATTCCTCTGCCGCAAAGGCCAACACAGATTCATGGATTGTATCTTTGATTTTACCCAATCTCAACAATACAAATGATTTGATAAAACTATCAGACGCCAATGGCCGGATGATGGACTCGCTCATTTATCATTCGGAATGGGGCGGAGAAAAAGGCCGGTCTTTGGAACGTATTCACGCAAATCTGGACTCTAATGACCCTCACAACTGGTCAACCTGTCTTCATCCGGATGGACACACTTTGGGTAAAGTAAATAGCAATTATATTCCTGTCACATCCCGGCCTGTTACTCTAACAGCAGAACCCAACCCGTTTTCTCCAAATCAGGATGGAATAGACGACCATACGATCATTCAATACCATCTCTCCAGGCCCGCTGAATTGATAAATCTCAAGATATATGACATCCAGGGTCGACTGGTGAGATTTCTTAGGAATAACGATAAAAGTCCGATTGAACACTATGCGGTGTGGGATGGTAAAGACGACAGCGGTCAAAGGTGCCGCATGGGAATTTATATCATCTTGCTGGAGGCATTAAACACGTCAGGAAAAACCATAGACCGGAAAAAATCAACCGTTGTGCTGGCGGATAAATTGTAA